The Cervus canadensis isolate Bull #8, Minnesota chromosome X, ASM1932006v1, whole genome shotgun sequence genome contains the following window.
GTACTAAACAAACAGCCTTCATCACACCGCCTTTTTACCTCAGCAGTCAGACAGCTTAAGAGCCCAATGATGCAAACCTCTGACAGTTAGCAAATCTgtcttgtctgtttgtttttcctcaattatacttccctctttcctttctgtttaaatAATCCTAACATCTGTGCCATTTCTAGTAGGCTGCTCTTTGGTGAGAGGCAGGGCTTGACATCAATACAATAAACCAAGAAAAAAGTCAAGGGGACACCTTTCATCTGGCACGTCAAGGCCCCTGGAAACAGGTTCTAACTGACCTTCCTAACTAGATTGTCTGCCTCCTCTCGATTGTTCTCCAAGCAACTTTGTTTTCCTACCTCTGTGCCTTTGTTATTCTTACTGCTAGGTAAGCCTCCTCTATCACTGGTCATATTATCTCTCTTCCCTGAGCTCTGAATATACTTCTGGCCTGTCTGACATCACAGTTCGTTTCCTGTCTTGTGCTGGGTATCTGGTACTACAAGTCAATCTCTCGCGCACAAACTGGGAGCCCTCTTGGGGCAGGGACTGTGGCAGATGCCCCTCCACGGTCCTTAGCACCTATCATAGGACTGGCACACATGAGGCACTCAGTGTCAACTGCCTGGCTGGCtgattgatgaatgaataaatgaatgtatgaGTGGAGGAAAGGGtacctaaaataaataagtctttaTGGGCAAACAAGAAAGGGAAACAGGGAGAAATGAGTGAATTAGTGTAAGTTCCATAAAAGTCACGGATTTTACCTCCCGTTCAGAACCTCCTGTTTAGTCAATATTCAGTGTGgggatgaatggacaaacaaatGACCATTTGAGTGATTTAACAAGTGAATGCTGTGGGAACATCTAGCCTTGGCAGAAAACGAGGTTAAATTTTCAGGGAGTAGATGTgatctccctcttccttcccacccctgccACCTGGCCCACTTTCTCTTCCCAGGTAAAAGACAGGAAAAGCTGATGGGAAGCTCTGGGGTACCTCTCAGGTTCTTGATGAAGTCATCTAGTTTCATCTTGCGTTCAGCCTTGACGCTGGGACTGTACATGTCAGTATTGAGGAGGATGATGGCAAAAGCAAGGATGAAAATGGTGTCTGGATTCCGGAACTGGCGCACGAGGGCTGGGTTACACACACAGTACCGCTGGCTGCAGGGCAGGAGGGGTCAGGACCAGGGTTAGGCACCAGTAATCTCCGCCTACCCACCATCCTCCCATCTGGCACCACCAATTCTCTCCTCCAAGACATACTCCCAAACCCTTTGGGTCTCTCCTCTTTATTCAGACTTTCCTCAAGATTAGCATGTAAAAATCACAACAGCTACCTTTCATGGAGCTTTGCCAGGGTATTTATGTATGTCATCTTCTGTAATCCCATCATAGTTTtgcagccccattttacagatgaagtgaCTGAAGCCCAAAGTGGCCTTCAGTGTCTAGGATAATAGAGCTGATAAATGGTGAAACCAGGGTGAAAATCTAGATCTTTCTGACTACAAAGCAAATCCTCCCATGTCAGAAAACAAGTTCCCAGCAactcttctatttctcttctaaATACCCCAAAGTGGTACAGTCAGGGCTTATAACCAGGTCTGATGCCTGATCCCTGCAGCATTCATGGAGGAAGATAACAGTTAAGAGCATGGGTCATGGAATCAGACACACGAGTTGAAATTCTGGTTCCACTGTTTATTCACCATATGACTCTGGACAAGTTACTCAGCCTCTCTAAACTTCtgatttctcatctgcaaaatgagaataataagagAAGCACCTACCTCACCAGGTTGTTGGGAATGTTCACTGAAATAATCATGTAAAGTGTCCAGCTCAGTAACCCAATCAACACCTGATGAGTATGGTATCAGCTCAGGGAACATGAGTTGTTGTTGCTGATGCTGTTGTCACTTATTAGATGCCCATGTCCCAGATGCTAAGCTGGATACTTTAGGTACATTACCTCTAATCGTCACAACTGCCTTGCAATATAGGATTTATAATTTCCAATTTCTAGTTCAGAAAgtatgaggctcagagagatgactCATAGACCCATCCTACACTGGCCCCCAAAGCAGAGAAAGGCAGCTTTAGTACTGGGAAGTGGGCACACCTGAAGGCTTCGATGAGTCGTTCCACTTTCTGGGCCTCACCCTGAACCCGGATGTGGGATTGGAACTTCCGGAGCGCATCATCCAAATCCATGGAGGAGAAGTCCATTTCATCCACCACACAGctgaggagcagagaagggggTGTGGCACTCTCAATTCCTCTGCAAAGAACCTCTGACCCACCCTGACCTGCTCCAATGAACCAAATCCCCCACTGATAGACTTCCAAAATCTGAACCTGTGGCCCAAGCAAATACTTatgaggatgaaagtgaaagttgctcagtcatgtctgactctttgcaaccccatggagtgtacatccatgaaattgtccaggccagaatacaggattgggtagctgtccccttctccaggggatcttcccaacccaaggatcgaacccaggtctcccgcatcgcaggcagattctttaccagctgagccaccagggaagcccaaacgaGGATAGAATGTTTGAAATGGAACCCATCCCAGAAAATTCAGGCAAGACACATGGTTGCTAAGGGTCTGTTCCATCAACCCATTGATATCAgggatgggaaaactgaggctcaaagcaGGTCATAGGACAAGCATGCCTTGCCTGGGGCCACCCAGAGACTTTAGGACTAACGCCAAGAGAGATCAGATCTCTTTAGGGCAGAGAGGTATGGGAGCAGGAGGTCTATTCATCCTGTTTTGCAAAGTTtatctccctcctgccctcctttTTCAAGAACCCCTGGCCTAGTCTGTCCCAGCCTGGGGTCCTCACTCCAACACATCTCTGTTGAACTGCTTCTGCCGGTTCCCTAGGAATTCCCCTATCATCTGCCGGCTCAGGCCTTTCCGTTCCAGGATGAAGTGAGCCACTCCCACCGGCGTGTCTGACAGGAAGCCCCGCTCAATCAGATACTGGATACCCTTCTCTGGCTTCCTGcagaaagaggggagggagatgagatgaCAGTCCTCCTGGAACTCTACCCCCTGCCTTATATCTTGAACTAATTTTGGGCCCAACCATGGCCTCAGAGAGCCAAGAAGGTCCACTCCCTTCATGTGGCCCACTCTCTTCATGGTAcacataagaaaactgaggcccaagggaaagaagccactttcccatttcacagagatTCAAAAATTCCAAGGTATCTTCAACTCAACTTCCTCCTTCACTGGAACCACATTAcaattgaaagaaaattaagatctGATGAGAGCCTGTTCTGTGCCAGGAGCTTTGATATTCTCCACAGGCACTGAGGAGTCCTGGGAGAAGGCCTGAGTTCCAGGCTAAGTCCTTCTCTCTGCGTCACAGACCCTCGGAGTAGGAAAGTAGTAAAAAGATTACTTTTTCCACATCCCACTCAGGCAGGCACCACCAAGCCTCTGTTAGTGTTTCTATAGATCAGTTGCTCCCTACTTTCCATATCTGGGTCTGAGCTATCCCATATTCAGAACCCCAGAGCCTTAGGGCCTCATGAGGCTAGAATTTGGGAGACTTTGGTGCCACAGATGGAGTCTCAGATCCATTACTTACCATGCATGAATTGCGACAATTCCCTTTagttctccaagcctcagttcctTCTCTATAAAATAGGGACACGACTACCCACCTTGCTGAGTTATCATGAGAACTAAATACAGATGGCCATGTCTAATAGGCTATAAAGATGTAAGGCATTTGTTTTCTAATCAAGTGTCACACTCGTATTTCACTGCTAAGCACCTGGCAGAAGACTAGGTACCTAGAAAGAACTCAGTCCTGGTCACTGACTAGTCCAGCACAGCACCCTGCCCCCAACATCTCAAACATCCATATACTGCTAGTTTATTGACAGAAACACTGAAGCTCAAGGAAGGGACACACCTTGCTCAGGGCTACCCAGTGAGTCTGGCCCAAGTCTCCTGTTTCTGAGAGCAGGGTTCTTCATATACAACATCGGCTATCCCAAAGGGATAGCCTAACCAAAAAGGGAAGGTGGGAGACCCAAGGTTCAGAATCCATCCTTTATAGACAGAACTAGGGCCAGAGAGGAAAGCATCTCACCCAAGACGACACAGTCAGAAGCAGAACCAGGACCACAACTGCCTTTCATGAGTGTGGGGGCAGCTTTCCATTCTTGTCACCCTGTTGCCAATTCTTTTCCCTGAACAGCTAGAGAGAAACGCCATCCACAAAGTGGAAGGATGGCAGCAGCAGGATCACTGCCTCCAGGAGCCTAAGTGCCTGCAGCAGGGTCGGTAGGGGCAACAAGGTGGGAATGGGAACACGTACTTATTGAACAGGTTGAGGCCAATTCGGTAGTGCCGCCTCTGCACCACATCGTTGTTGAAGGCTGGCGAGTCCCAGCTGTGCCTGGTCTCCCGCTGGTAGGTCTGCTTGCACAGGCCGGTGGCTGGAGGCTCCCTCAGGCTGTCCCGCGAAGAGGAGCCAGAGCTGCAGTTGATGGTCTCGTTGGAATTGCTGGAGCTCTCAAGGCTCTCGTTATCGCCACCATCAGAGTTCTCGCCTGCTGCCTCACACTTCCCCAACCTCCGACCCCCAGCCACACCACTGGGCCCAGTGCCACTGTTGGGGGCTGGTGGTAGGGGCCCtggcggggctggggctgggccctCCGGGGCCGGGTAGTGGCGGTGTGGGATTGGGGCCCTGCCTGGTGGCCCCTTGTGCTTCAGGGTCCCATGGGGGCTGCAGCCATCAGCCTCATACACGAGCTGACGGTGGACAGAGCCGCGATCTGAGCGGTCACTCAGGTCCACGGAGCTGTCACTGGGAGGTTCAATGGTAAGCAAGGGCAGGTGGGCAGCCCGCAGCCGGAAATCCCGACATTCCAAGCACCCAGGACCCCTGCGAGTGCCTTCCTCACGGCTACCATCTTCCCGGGACCCTGCTGGCACTGGTGGAGGAActggagggagaggggctggTGCCCAGAACTCAGGCCTGCCCTGGGCAGGGGGCTCTGTGCTAGGCAGTCGTTCAGGGGATGGTGGGGGAACTGGGTCATCCAAGTAGAGGGGAAGGTCACTGAAGGATGTAGCCGAGCTGTCCTCTTGCTGTTCCTTTGACTCTCGCTTCTCCAGCTGGGCTGACCCTGGTTCCTCAGACATGGGCCCCGATGGGTGGCAGTTCAAGGCCTCGTCAATGGATTCAGCCAGAGACTTTACCtgaggtggagggggagggggaggaggggaaagaagaaaaaggagggaaagatGAAGGGCAGTGGGATGGTGAAAGGGTGGGaacaaggaagggagggaaagaaaaagtggGGAACTCTTCCTGGTGAGGCAGCCATAAAAGGACTTCCCTTCCCTCACCTCCCCAGATTCTCTGCAGGACATAACTCCCAGGGAGCCATTGTGAGCTCACAAGAGCTGGAACTTATGCCCACAAGTTCCCTTCTCAGATATCCCAATACCTTCTTCATGTCCATATAGACCCAAGCCAAATGCCGCCTCCTCACTGCTCCCAAGCCACATTCCTGCCTCTGCCTTTCCTTAGGGTAAACCAAAATCCCAGCTGCCTCTGGGCTCCCGGAGCCCTCTGTCTGGTTCTCTCTTAGGAAATCCATGATATTTAGCCTTGAGAATCTGGACCGAAGCTGGCCTCACTCTGGTATCTAGCCTCCCAACTGGTCCCTAATGATCCCCGCCTCCTGCTATTCACACCCTCATGTACCATAGTGTCCCAGGGTTGGTCTGTGGGACCGGCAGCATCTGGCAAATGTGATGGGATGTcacttctgagattaggttaAGAAAGACTGCAGCTTCTATCCTGAGTACTCCCATTCGCTTGTGCTGCCTCTCTCAGATCCCTCGCTCTGCTCACATTGTGAGCAGTCCTGTAGAGAGGCCCACGTGGTAAGGCCctgaatcctcctgccaacagccaaatgagtgagcttggaagcagaCCCATCAACCCCAGTCAAGCCTTTAGAGACTACAGTCCCACCCTATAACTTGATCACAGCCTCATGACAGACCCTATGTGAGAGCCACCAGTCAAGCCACCCCAAGATTCCTGGCCCTCAGAAACTATATGGGATAATAACTATTGTTTAAGCTCAGTCTTTACATTCAGTTTTAAGCTCCTAAATTTTGGGATCATTTGTTATGAAGCAATAGATACCTCCCCATTAGACTTGAATAGCACTGAGAGGTAGGCCCAGGCCTGGTTCCTCAATTTCCCCACCAGACTATGAGGCCAGTACTTGAGGGATGGGTCCAGGCTGGGTTTCTCTCTTTTTAGCTCAGCTTGACACACTGATTGACACAGAAGAGATGTTCAATTAAATGTGTCATATGAATGCATAAAGGAGTGATTTAGATCTTCCCTTTAATACTTCTTTCCTGTCTTCTACCTGCCTCCTCTCCCAACTCCATCACTAACTCCAGGGAAGCATGACCAAGCTTAGGGCAGGGCCAGATCACAGAGGTTAGAGCAGAATGATTTCTTCTCTTAtacactttcattcattcattcaacaatttttACCAAATATCTTTTTGGTTTTAGGAAGGAAACTAACATGTACTTAGCTAATGCCATATACTAGGTGCTTTCAGATATATTACCGAGTTGAACTCAACCTTCCAAACAGCTCTAAAAAGATGGTTTTATCTTCACGTTATTGATCACGTTTCAGTGGAGTTAAACAGTTTGCCCACGGTCACATAGTTGGGAAGTGGCAGAACTTGGATTTGCACCTGATCAGCTGTGCTGACACACTCCAAGCCTAGAATGATCTCCCACCACTATCACTGCTGCTTACATTCCCACACTTCCCTGCTTTTGCTGATGCAATGCTTATGCAAGCAACACCCTTCTGACTATCTCTAACTTGCTAACTCTTCGCTGCCTGCTAAGGCCCAGCTCCAGTGCTTTTTTCTCAAAGAAGCCTGCTCTCGTCCTCCCAGAAaatttcttttccctcctctggGTTCCCACAGCACTATATGGGATCTCTTCTCACGGCTCTGAGCACACTCTTTCAGGAAACAGTCCTGTGCACACGTGCCTGCTTTTTCCTGCTTGCTTGGGGAGATCCTTGAGAAAAAGAATCCTGGCCAGTTCATCTGTCTCCCccacagcacccagcacagagcctggtcCTCGATCGTGTAGTATAAGGGAAAGCTTTGGGACCAGACAGAGCTGAGTCCCAATCCAATTTGGAAAAGTTACGTCACCTCTCAGGGTTgtggagtctcagtttcctcctctgtaaaaccAGGATAGCACCCCCAGTCTCGAAGGCTGATATAGAGTAGGAGCTGTTAGTTAGGCCTTAATCTGATAGTGGCTCATGTTCTAGAGTGAGAACTTGCTTGTTTgaacaatatattttttctcttgccAATCCTTTCTCATCACCCTCACAGTCCCTACTCAGATGGTAGCTATTTGTTGTTATCAAAACAACAACTTGTTGGGCAACTTCTTTGAAGTACAGGTAAAAGGTTGTAGTAGTAGCCAGAGCTTGGAGAGGGACAGGAAAGGCCCTTTTCAGGGATGCTGACCTGTTTGGAGAAGGAGTCCTCAAGCTCCGTGATGTCGTTAGAAAACTCTCCAGATGTGGTGACGGAGCTTCCCCCACCATCGATGCCCCCTCCGCAGGAGCCGCCATATGGGAGCCCCCGTTCAAGCCGGTGGCTCCGGGCCCCAGCCATGGCACCCTCGTCCAGCGAGGCAGGCTTGCCCTCGAAGTACGCGGGGTTCTGTGCCTTCTCATATTCCTCAAAGGAGAACTGCATCCGCATGTTGGAAAGGATGATGCGGCGGGACATGCGACTCTCTGAAGCTGAGCTGCGGAGCCGCTCAAAGTTCTTGTTCATGCGGTACTGGCGGAAGGCCGTCTGGATGGTCCTGGCGGCCCTGCGGCTCAGGAAGGAGCCCCCATacttcctctccagcatttccacctggcaggggagggtggaggggaacAAAGTCAGAAATTCACGACAGCCTCCTcatctccctgggcctcagccaCACCACCGACCCAGTCATAGCTAACTGCTTACAGCTGCCTGGATGCACCAGGCTGGGGTCTGTGTGGTGTTCTCACTTTAACATCGGATAGCACATGTCACACGGGactgaattgtggttttcttttttacttacaaAAAGTAGATGttcactattaaaaaagaaaagaaacagagaagctaaaacaagaaagaaaggaagacataaattgaaggcaagaaggagaaagagaagagagagaaagagagaggaaggaagggaaaaagggaaggaggaaggaagggaggaaggaaagaaagttgCTTCACCTAAACTCCCAACACCTAGGCATAATCACAATTACATTTTGGGATATGTCCTTCCAATTTTTTTACTTCTGTACATAGTATTTTGTGCCCCCCTTTTGGCTAAACAATATCTTGTGTCATACATGTGATATACTGGAAAACAGTGTTCTGAATTTGTCAACTTACATGTGTGCTTCTCCCCTTATACTGAGATTATTGAGGACTTGGTCTTTTATCTACACATCTCCAGCCCAGCATGGAGCTCActaaatgtttgctgagtgaataCAAGACTCAGTGCATGGATGGTGAATGGGTCAGTGAGGTTCCAGTCAGGTGAAGGGTTCTTCTTCCATTCTAGTCTCACCATCCCTCCCTGGATACCACCTTCGAGCACCACATTCCAATTTCTCCCTTGGTCCTCTCACCCCCCCATCTCCACCGGCACCCCCATCCCCGACCAGAGCCATCTCCTGGGTACCTTCTTGTCCTGCAGGTCTGTGGAGAGTTCATAGCTGTCCGACAGGGCCTTTGAGCGCtttatctcctcctcctcctgcttcctcaGGGCAACACTGGCTGGCTGGAGGCGCGCCCGCTGAGCCCAGGGAAGGCCCACCCCAGCAGGGGGGCCCCCCATGTGGCTGCTGGTGGGGGGAAGCTGGCTCAGCCGGTAGGGGGGTTGGCTCCCAGGACTATCAACCGCTGTGCTCAGGTCACTGCCTGGGGCATCACCCTCCACACTGTGGGGATGAGATAAGATGAGCCAGGATGTGGGAACAGGAGACAGGCCTGCTGGGCCAGACTGAGAGTAGGTGGACCAGATCCCTTCCCACAGCACCAtcctccccagcctcctcacAGAAAGAGACCCCAATACTTAAAGGCCAGAGGAGAGCCCTACCCCCAAAGTTGTCTTCTTATTCCCCTCACAGTCCTATCCCTTCCCCTTCAGCCCCGTCCCCTCCCCTTCAGCCCTGTCCCCTCACAGCTCCATCCTCAAATGCCCTCTCCCCCCTCACAGACCCCCACCCCTTCATAGCTCCATCCTTTCAGACTCCTTTCCCTCCAGTCATGTCTTCTCACTGTCTTGTCCCAAGTCCTACTCTACCCTTACAGCCTGGTCCCTTCATGGCCAGGTCCCCTCACAGCCTTATCCTCAGACCTGTTTCCTTCCACTCCTACCCCTCAAGTTCCTTTTTCTAATCATCTTAGCCCCTAACAGCTCTGTCCCCAAGTCCCCCCTCCCCTGAGGGACCAGTTCCCTTATatccccacccctgccagacCTCTTCCCCTCCTAGCCCGATCCCCAGCACCATCCCAGATCAGCTCTGTCCCTAGACCTGAGCCTACTCCTACACCCCGCCCACCCAGGCTCTCCCCTGctcacccagccctgcccccgacagccccacctctgcccccagaGGCCTGGGCTCCAGGCCTGGCCAGTTCTCAGTGTCCCCTGGCTGCCAGGCCGAAGGCTCAGTGACAGTGGGAGGCACCTCCCACCAGCATTCTCACAGGTAAAGAGCTGCCCTGCGGGGcaacttcctttttctcctcatgGCCTCCTCTGCTCAGCTCGGGGGAGGGGAACAAGGGCGAAGAGTGGTAGGAGCAGGGCACTGGGTCTTGCCCGCCCTGGTTACCCAGAGCTGTTGTTCTGCCAGACCTGCTCCCATGGTGCCATGGCAACCAGGCTGCCAGGGAACTCAGGTGGCGACAGAGCCCAGCGCCCTGAGCCCAGGCAGGCACGGTGAGGAGCCACAGAGATGGGAACAATGGAGGAGGTTTGGGAGGGGGGACAGGCAGGGAGAGGTATGGAGGGGGTTGTGGGGGGAATAGGTgtgactgaggcccagagagtggTCTGGTTTGGGTAGGCACTGGAGCTTTTGGCCAGTGAAAGGGTTAAGGGGCCACTCCCTGGCCCCTACCTGACAGAGGGCAGGGCACAGGACCAGAATGGGGGGCAAGCTGGGGTGGGTGTAGGGAGGCTCCCAGCCATTTCAGGAGTTTGAGCTACAATGGGCTTGCCAGCCTGACAGAAGAGCACTTTGGGCTGGGGGCTTaggggctgggggcagtgggGTACATTGGTGCTGGCTCAGGACTAATGAGGGCTCCTGCCCACTGCTCATCCCCGACCCTCCCAACACTGTAAGGAGTAAGGTGGAAACAGACTGAGCGGCTGCCCTGAACCCCAAATGATCTCTCCTCCTGGGCCTCTGGGGCCTTTGAAGTCCCCCTTCAGGGGTCAGACCCAGCCCAGTGCCCCCCAGGCATCTAAGATGCACCTCTCTCCCCCTCAGGACTGCAGGATCCCACCCACCAGCCTCTCAAACCTCTCCCCTCCTAGCACATGCCTCCCAGTTTTGATCAACTGGCTCCTTTGTTACGAACCATCCATGGTTCCCACTTGcattcctccaattaaaaaaaaaagagagagagagagagatagccCAAGTCCTTGTTGTGGTATTTGAGGCTTCTCCAAGACACAGTAGttaatgttttgttgttgttccgtcactcaattatgtccaactttttgcaatcccatggactgcagcacgccaggcttccctgtccttcactatctcccagagtttgctcaaactcatgtccattgagtcggtgatgccatccaaccatcttatcctctgttgtttAGTAAGACACTAttcttgtgcttagtcactcagtcatgtctgactctttgcaaagctatggactgtagcccgccaggctcctctctccatgggattctccaggcaagtatactggagtgggttgccatttcctcctccaggagatcttccccaaccagggatcgaacccaggtctcccacattgcaggtaaattctttaccgtctgagccaccaaggctACTATTCTTACTGCTTCACATTTAATAACTTGCTTACTCTTcaaaacaaccctatgaggtaggtattattaatcatcttcattttacacataaagaaactgaggcccagaaaggttaaTAACATATCTATGGTCACACAGTTATTAATgatagagccaggattcaaatctaggcagtctgactccagagttcaTACTCTTAAACATTAAGCCACACTGCAGAGTTGGCTACCAGCCCCCTACCCCATCCACTCTTCCCTCCAACCTTGCCCAAATCCAGTTTCTCCCCAATACTCCCATTGTCCTTTCCACCTTCCCAACTGCTCATACAGTACTTTCCACCTGGAATGCTGTCCCTATCATCTTCTGCCATCTGCAATCTGAGAACCCCCCACACATACCCTAGTTCCATCAAGAGTCAGGTCATATGCTACCACTAAGAAGCCCTTCTGAAGCCCGCCTCCAGCCAGAAATGATGGCTGATCCTGTTCAGGGCTCCCACACACAGCACATGTCTGTCCTTCTTTTTATGTAGCAGGTTAGCTTTGGCAAAGCGTGACAGCTATTTGTGTTCCTGACTCCCAGAATCCCAGCACAGGAAGAGAGTTTGGTAATCTCCCTGCTAGGACAGAGCACAAGGCCTagaacagagtaggtgctcagtaaaagcCTCTGGAGGGAGGAAGTCAGTGAATGAGCTCTGGTGGCTGGGCTAATAAATCCTCTCACCTGAACTCTGACCTCAACTCCAGTCTCCTCTTCCCAATCCATTCTCCATTCTGTGGCTAGAGAGAGCTTTCCAAAGTAGAAATCTGACCATGCTGCTCCCCCACTAAAACCCTTCCATGGCTTCTCATAACTCATTCAATAAATGACAATTGAGCCCTTTCTACATGCCAGGAACAGTGCTAGGTGCTGGAAATATAATCATGAGCAAGACGTGTGAGTTTTGTTCCCTCAGGGAGGTGACATTCTAGTGGGAGAAGAAGACTATAAATATATACTATCATTTCAGGCAGGGAGAAGTGCTAGGAAGGAAAATACAGCAGGGTGATAAAAGGTGCTGTTTTAGATGTGGTAGTCAGAGAAGGGCTTTTTGAATAAATGGCatat
Protein-coding sequences here:
- the IQSEC2 gene encoding IQ motif and SEC7 domain-containing protein 2 isoform X5, which gives rise to MEPPGRSSSVEGDAPGSDLSTAVDSPGSQPPYRLSQLPPTSSHMGGPPAGVGLPWAQRARLQPASVALRKQEEEEIKRSKALSDSYELSTDLQDKKVEMLERKYGGSFLSRRAARTIQTAFRQYRMNKNFERLRSSASESRMSRRIILSNMRMQFSFEEYEKAQNPAYFEGKPASLDEGAMAGARSHRLERGLPYGGSCGGGIDGGGSSVTTSGEFSNDITELEDSFSKQVKSLAESIDEALNCHPSGPMSEEPGSAQLEKRESKEQQEDSSATSFSDLPLYLDDPVPPPSPERLPSTEPPAQGRPEFWAPAPLPPVPPPVPAGSREDGSREEGTRRGPGCLECRDFRLRAAHLPLLTIEPPSDSSVDLSDRSDRGSVHRQLVYEADGCSPHGTLKHKGPPGRAPIPHRHYPAPEGPAPAPPGPLPPAPNSGTGPSGVAGGRRLGKCEAAGENSDGGDNESLESSSNSNETINCSSGSSSRDSLREPPATGLCKQTYQRETRHSWDSPAFNNDVVQRRHYRIGLNLFNKKPEKGIQYLIERGFLSDTPVGVAHFILERKGLSRQMIGEFLGNRQKQFNRDVLDCVVDEMDFSSMDLDDALRKFQSHIRVQGEAQKVERLIEAFSQRYCVCNPALVRQFRNPDTIFILAFAIILLNTDMYSPSVKAERKMKLDDFIKNLRGVDNGEDIPRDLLVGIYQRIQGRELRTNDDHVSQVQAVERMIVGKKPVLSLPHRRLVCCCQLYEVPDPNRPQRLGLHQREVFLFNDLLVVTKIFQKKKILVTYSFRQSFPLVEMHMQLFQNSYYQFGIKLLSAVPGGERKVLIIFNAPSLQDRLRFTSDLRESIAEVQEMEKYRVESELEKQKGMMRPNTSQPGGAKDSVNGTLARSSLEDTYGAGDGLKRGALSSSLRDLSDAGKRGRRNSVGSLDSTIEGSVISSPRPHQRMPPPPPPPPPEEYKSQRPVSNSSSFLGSLFGSKRGKGPFQMPPPPTGQASASSSSASSTHHHHHHHHHGHSHGGLGVLPDGQSKLQALHAQYCQGPGPAPPPYLPPQQPPLPPPPQQPPPLPQLGSIPPPPASAPPVGPHRHFHAHGPVPGPQHYTLGRPGRAPRRGAGGHPQFAPHGRHPLHQPTSPLPLYSPAPQHPPAHKQGPKHFIFSHHPQMMPAAGAAGGPGSRPPGGSYSHPHHPQSPLSPHSPIPPHPSYPPLPPPSPHTPHSPLPPTSPHGPLHASGPPGTANPPTANPKAKPSRISTVV
- the IQSEC2 gene encoding IQ motif and SEC7 domain-containing protein 2 isoform X4, producing the protein MKLTPSGRLAESSVEGDAPGSDLSTAVDSPGSQPPYRLSQLPPTSSHMGGPPAGVGLPWAQRARLQPASVALRKQEEEEIKRSKALSDSYELSTDLQDKKVEMLERKYGGSFLSRRAARTIQTAFRQYRMNKNFERLRSSASESRMSRRIILSNMRMQFSFEEYEKAQNPAYFEGKPASLDEGAMAGARSHRLERGLPYGGSCGGGIDGGGSSVTTSGEFSNDITELEDSFSKQVKSLAESIDEALNCHPSGPMSEEPGSAQLEKRESKEQQEDSSATSFSDLPLYLDDPVPPPSPERLPSTEPPAQGRPEFWAPAPLPPVPPPVPAGSREDGSREEGTRRGPGCLECRDFRLRAAHLPLLTIEPPSDSSVDLSDRSDRGSVHRQLVYEADGCSPHGTLKHKGPPGRAPIPHRHYPAPEGPAPAPPGPLPPAPNSGTGPSGVAGGRRLGKCEAAGENSDGGDNESLESSSNSNETINCSSGSSSRDSLREPPATGLCKQTYQRETRHSWDSPAFNNDVVQRRHYRIGLNLFNKKPEKGIQYLIERGFLSDTPVGVAHFILERKGLSRQMIGEFLGNRQKQFNRDVLDCVVDEMDFSSMDLDDALRKFQSHIRVQGEAQKVERLIEAFSQRYCVCNPALVRQFRNPDTIFILAFAIILLNTDMYSPSVKAERKMKLDDFIKNLRGVDNGEDIPRDLLVGIYQRIQGRELRTNDDHVSQVQAVERMIVGKKPVLSLPHRRLVCCCQLYEVPDPNRPQRLGLHQREVFLFNDLLVVTKIFQKKKILVTYSFRQSFPLVEMHMQLFQNSYYQFGIKLLSAVPGGERKVLIIFNAPSLQDRLRFTSDLRESIAEVQEMEKYRVESELEKQKGMMRPNTSQPGGAKDSVNGTLARSSLEDTYGAGDGLKRGALSSSLRDLSDAGKRGRRNSVGSLDSTIEGSVISSPRPHQRMPPPPPPPPPEEYKSQRPVSNSSSFLGSLFGSKRGKGPFQMPPPPTGQASASSSSASSTHHHHHHHHHGHSHGGLGVLPDGQSKLQALHAQYCQGPGPAPPPYLPPQQPPLPPPPQQPPPLPQLGSIPPPPASAPPVGPHRHFHAHGPVPGPQHYTLGRPGRAPRRGAGGHPQFAPHGRHPLHQPTSPLPLYSPAPQHPPAHKQGPKHFIFSHHPQMMPAAGAAGGPGSRPPGGSYSHPHHPQSPLSPHSPIPPHPSYPPLPPPSPHTPHSPLPPTSPHGPLHASGPPGTANPPTANPKAKPSRISTVV